GAAAATAAAAAAGGCTTATGGGTAGATGAAAATCCTATAGAACCTTACAAATGGCGTAAACAAATAAGATTAAAATAGGAAAAGAGATGTTTAAAAAAATATTTTTTATTGGGTTTTTAGCATTATTTTTTAGTGGTTGCTTTGTAAATGAAAGAGGAATTTCAAACCGCTTTTATGATGATTGCAAAGAATATTACGATGCAAGCGGGACTTACCATAAAGAATGCCCAAAGAATTGGGTGGATTTGCCTTTAACTCCCGATTCCTTTTAAAACAGCATTTAATTCTTCTGGAGTGGCATCTTGCTTAGAGGTTTCTTGTTGGTTTTGACTGCTGGAGCTTGTGCTTTGACTTTGCTTTAATTTAAATATATGATCATCTGTGGTAATTACTTGAAAAGATGCATCAAAAATTTTTATCTCATTTACAAAGCCAACTACTTTAACCTCTCTTTTTCTTGAGTCATCGCTAAATAGGGCGCTTGCTTCAAGATTTAGAATATCTCCAACTTTTAAAGGCGCATAAAAAAAACTTCTTGAGCCTATTAAGACGCTAAATTCTTTATTAATTGCAGCTTGAGCTATATAATTTGCTGCGTTAAATACAAAACCACTATGCACTAATCCTAATTCATCTACTGCCATATCATGGGTTGTGATTAGGATACCTTTAGCAAAATTTTTTTCTATATGCGAAATGCTTCCTGCTAAAGCATTATTTATCCCTGGACAAGTGATAAGTTCTGATTTAATACGATTTAATTCTTCAGGGTCTATTAGCTCTTCTATAGTAACAGCACTTACTGTTCTTGCCATTTTTACACCTTTAATTTAACATAAACTCTTTTTGGTGCTTCATAGCCTTCACAAGTTAAATTTGAGTCATTTTTATCTAAAAATTGATCTAAAGAATAAGAATCAATCCATTGTGTTTTTCTTTGTTCTTCAAAATCAGTTTGCTTAGTTGCTATAACTTCAAATTCACTAAATCCAGCTCTATAACACCAATTTCTTAAACCCAATATCGACGGAATGAAAAAAATATTTGGTATTTTTGAATAAGTTTTTTGAGGAATAAGTGCAATTTCTCTTTCATCTTCTATATACATAGTATCTAAAAAGACTATGCCGTCTTTATTTAAAGATTGCTTGAGTTGTTTTAGCATGGCTATAGGATCACTACGATGATAAATTACACCAAGACAAAAAATCACATCAAATTTTACGCCATAATTTGGTACATCAGCCACACCCAAAAGCTCATATTGTATAGGAGTTTTTGCAATAGAGTTTAAAAGTAAAAATTGCAAATAATACTTAATAGAAGGATCAAAACCTATGAGTTTTGAAGGATTAAATTCAAGCATTTTAAACATATAGTAACCATTATTACAGCCAATATCCGCAACCACTTTACCTTTGATTTCTTGCATATAAGGCTTTAATATATTAAATTTAATAAAACTTTGCCACTCTGTATCTATGAACAAATTATTGATTTTAAAAGGTCCTTTACGCCAAGGTTTTAATTCTAAGGCAATGTCTTTAATCTTATTATCTAAGCTTTTATCGCAAAAAATATCAAAACTTTCGTTTATAAGATAATTTGAGTTTTGAATTTTTGTGCTAAGTTTTTGAATTTTTTCATATAAAGGATGTTTTAAAACTTGCTTTAATAAAGCATTATTGTGCATATTTTTCCTTAAAAAACTCCCTTATTTGGGAGTTTTTATTATTGAAGTAGGCTTGCTAATTTAGTTTGTAGCATTACATTTGAGTGAGCATTTGCAAACAAAAACGCATTTTCTTTTAGGTAATTTGTATTAAAATCATTGATATTTTGTGCTAAGTCATTATTTTGTAATTTACTTTCAGCTTCTTTAGTGTTAATGCTAGTTTGTAAAGATGAGTTGATGTTAGAATGGATAGCATTGATCCCAGCACCAATATCTGCGCGTAAAGAACCTACTTGATCTTGGAAATCGCGAATTCCATTTTGGTTTTCAAGGCTTAAGTTTGCTGTGCTTGGTTGATTTAAATTAATGCTTTCAACCCCAGATCCAACAACAAAATCCATACTTTGGAATACATTTTTTCCATTAAAAGTCGCATTTGAAAATGCATCATTGATTGAACTTATAAGTTTATTTGCTTCAGTATTTAACATGCTTTTTTGTCTATCATTTAATGCAGCATTATTTGAGCGTACTGAAAGTTCGTTAAGTCTATCTGCAGTAGCTGAGATGTTATTTAATGTTGAATCAGCAATTTGTAAAACACCTACTGAATCATAAGCATTTAAAATACCTTGATCTATGGTGCTATACTGACTTCTTAAAGAGTCAGCTATGGCTAAATTTGCTCCATCGCTCCCATCTATAGCACGCATTGCGGCTATATTTTCTAAAGCTTTTTCTTGGCTTTTTTGCGCTTGATTTAAGTAATGGTTTTGTTGAGTTGTTCCTATATCGCCTATTTTCATCTTTGACTCCTTTTAAAGACTTGTTTTATTATATCATTTTTTTGTTTTAAAATTTAAAAAAAATAAAATTACTTGTGATAACATGATAATTTTCATCACAACTTCACTCGCACCATGAATTTTTATAAATTCTTGAGTCTTAGTTGCTTCTTCTCCTAAACTTTGTACTTCTAAAACATAAGCAGTGAAGTAAAATACAAAAAGCAAACTTAGTGCCAAAATGATTAAAGAAAGCATGAATTTTGAAAAATTTATTTTAAAAGTTAAATTTTTATCCTTAAATGAGAAAATTTCCATTAAAATAGATAAAACACCCACACCTAGCAAAACATAACCAAATTGTACAAAAATGTGTGTCATTAAAAGTCCGCTTTGAAAATGAGTTAAAACTCCTTCGCCTATGAATTTAGCAGGATAAAATATAGTCGGAGCTAAAAATACACCTATGCTAATTTCAATCCCAATTAAACTTGCTAGTAAAAATAAATATATTGATTTCATTATTTTCTCCTATAAAAAGATAATTATAGTCTAATTTTTTAAATTCCATGCAACAAAGGCTCTATCAAATCCATTATAATCTTGATAAAAAGTAGCTTTAAAATCGTTTTCTTCTAAAATTTTATTTAAAATTACTTTTTGATCATAACCAAACTCACATGCTAAGACTTTTGTGTTATGATTTTTGGCAAAAAGGATAATTTCATATAAAATTTCCCAACCTTTATCCCCGCCAAATAAAGCATTATGCGGTTCATTTTGCACCCATTTATCTAAAGGATAGTCATTTTTAATATAAGGTGGATTGGAAAAAATAAAGTCAAAATTTCCTTGCATATTTTTAAAATCACAAAGTTGAAAATCAATCAAATTTGAAACATTATGAAAATCTGCATTTTTTTTAGCAAGTTCCAATGCTTTTGGATTAATATCGCAAGCTTGTATAAAAATTTGCTTTAACTTTGCTAGGCAAATGCTTAAAATTCCACTTCCAAAGCCGATCTCAAGTATATTTTTAAAAGAGTTATAATCTAAAATTTCTAAGCATCTTTCAAGTAATATTTCACTATCAAAACGTGGTATTAAAACACCTTTTTCAATAAAAAAATCCAAACCATAAAACTGCGTTTTTTGAAATAAATATTCAAAAGGCTCGCCATTTAAAAACCTATCTACATATTCTAAAAAAACTTTTTCATCGATTTGAAATTCAGGATTTAAAAAAATCCAAGCCCTATCTTTTTGCAAAAGCTCACAAAGAATAAAAAGTATATATTCTTTGTGAGTAGGATCTTTTGTGTAAGCTTGCTTTAAAGCCTGTTTGATTGAAATCATTGCAAAGCTTTGATTCTATCATAAATACAAGGATGGCTTAGATGAAAGAAAGTGTAAATTTTACTTGTTTTAACAAAGGCTTTATTCTCTTTTGCTAAAGCTATGAGAGCATTTTTCATATCTTCTTTAGAGCTTAGTTTTGCTCCATGTAAGTCAGCGTTAAATTCATTTTTTTGACTCATTTTATTAAGTAGTGGAGAGATAATAAAAGTAAAAATATTTCCAAAAATCAATAAAAGCGCAAAAACTCCAGCATTTACTCCATCTAAGTGACTTTCAATATAAAAAAAGCTTGGCAAATGAGCAAAGATAAAAAATAAAGCAAAAAGCATCAAAGCACTAGAAAATAGCATTTTTAGTAAATCTT
This genomic stretch from Campylobacter lari subsp. concheus harbors:
- a CDS encoding flagellin; this translates as MKIGDIGTTQQNHYLNQAQKSQEKALENIAAMRAIDGSDGANLAIADSLRSQYSTIDQGILNAYDSVGVLQIADSTLNNISATADRLNELSVRSNNAALNDRQKSMLNTEANKLISSINDAFSNATFNGKNVFQSMDFVVGSGVESINLNQPSTANLSLENQNGIRDFQDQVGSLRADIGAGINAIHSNINSSLQTSINTKEAESKLQNNDLAQNINDFNTNYLKENAFLFANAHSNVMLQTKLASLLQ
- a CDS encoding HemK/PrmC family methyltransferase — encoded protein: MSIKQALKQAYTKDPTHKEYILFILCELLQKDRAWIFLNPEFQIDEKVFLEYVDRFLNGEPFEYLFQKTQFYGLDFFIEKGVLIPRFDSEILLERCLEILDYNSFKNILEIGFGSGILSICLAKLKQIFIQACDINPKALELAKKNADFHNVSNLIDFQLCDFKNMQGNFDFIFSNPPYIKNDYPLDKWVQNEPHNALFGGDKGWEILYEIILFAKNHNTKVLACEFGYDQKVILNKILEENDFKATFYQDYNGFDRAFVAWNLKN
- the cmoB gene encoding tRNA 5-methoxyuridine(34)/uridine 5-oxyacetic acid(34) synthase CmoB is translated as MHNNALLKQVLKHPLYEKIQKLSTKIQNSNYLINESFDIFCDKSLDNKIKDIALELKPWRKGPFKINNLFIDTEWQSFIKFNILKPYMQEIKGKVVADIGCNNGYYMFKMLEFNPSKLIGFDPSIKYYLQFLLLNSIAKTPIQYELLGVADVPNYGVKFDVIFCLGVIYHRSDPIAMLKQLKQSLNKDGIVFLDTMYIEDEREIALIPQKTYSKIPNIFFIPSILGLRNWCYRAGFSEFEVIATKQTDFEEQRKTQWIDSYSLDQFLDKNDSNLTCEGYEAPKRVYVKLKV
- a CDS encoding DUF4149 domain-containing protein — protein: MKSIYLFLLASLIGIEISIGVFLAPTIFYPAKFIGEGVLTHFQSGLLMTHIFVQFGYVLLGVGVLSILMEIFSFKDKNLTFKINFSKFMLSLIILALSLLFVFYFTAYVLEVQSLGEEATKTQEFIKIHGASEVVMKIIMLSQVILFFLNFKTKK